The Deltaproteobacteria bacterium genomic interval ACTGTCATCGTAATAGGTGTGGATCTGACTGACCTCTAACAACATAAGAACCCCTGCTCAGAATTCGGATTTTGGAATTAGGAATTCGGAATTAAAAATCAAAAAAGTATCAATTTAGCTTTTTGAAAAAAAGTCGATAACCTCTCCGTCATTCCCGTGAAAACGGGAATCCAGGTGTTATGCTGAGCCGAAAAGAACCTGGATTCCCGTTTTCACGGGAATGACGCGCGAGAAAGCCGAAATTTGCAGGTAAAAGTTTCAAATTTTTCAAACGGCTAAACAATTATAAAAAATATTTTCATGCCTCGTGTAGCCGGAAAAAATGAACATCAAAACGGTTAATGCCCCTTGGGCTCAAAGAGATTCCCGAGGTAAACTTCTTTGACCATCTCATTGTTTTTGATCTGTTCAGGGGTTTCGGTCAGAACGATCCTCCCCCAGTTAAGCACGCTGATACGGTCGGCCAGGTTAAAGACCACATCCATGTCGTGTTCGACGATGAGCAGGGTTTTCCGGGCCGTAACTTCCCGGATCAGCTTGACGATTTCCTTGGTCTCTTCAGGGGAGAGACCGGCCCCCGGCTCATCCAGAAGGACAAGCTCCGGGTCCTGGGCGATGGTCATCCCGATCTCCAGGGCGCGCTGCTGGCTGTATCCCAGGGTCCCGGCCGGCTCATCGCGGAAGGGTGTCAGGTTGATACGGCCGAGCATGTGTTCCGTTTCCTCTCGAATGAAGGAGAAAGCGGATAGGGGGCGAGTGAAACGGAGACTTAAGCGATGCTTGGCCACAACGGCATTCCGCACGTTTTCGTAAACCGTCATTTCCTTGAAAATGTTAATGATCTGAAAAGAGCGGGAAATCCCGAGCCGATTGACTTTGTGCGGGGGGAGGTGATCGATCTGTTCACCCTTAAAATAGATGGTCCCCTCGGTTGGGAAATATTTTCCGGTAATCAGATTAAAGAGGGTGCTTTTCCCGGCCCCGTTAGGGCCGATGAGGGCGTGCCTTTCCCCTTGCACCACTTCCAGATTGACGTCCTCGATGACGCTGAACTTTCCGAAATGTTTGCTGACGCCGGCTAAGCGCAATAAAGGAGTCGTCATTTCCCGGCCCCTTTCAAAAGCGGGATTCTGGCGGAAAGACGGCGCAGCAGGCCCACGAGTCCTCCGGAGAAAAATAGAATGACCATCATGAAGAAAAGCCCCATGATCAACTGCCAGCGTTCGGTAAAGGAACTGAGATATTCGACCATATAGACATGAACGAAGGAACCGACCAGGGGACCGGCAAAACTGGAATAGCCGCCCACTACCGACAGGACCACGATGTCAAAGGAGGTGAACATATCCAGGAAATTAGGGGAAGCCATTTTTTTGAATAGAATAAACAGCGCTCCCGATGTTCCGGCGATCAGGCCGGAAAATCCGAAGAGCATCAATTTGGCCAGGGCGTTATGGATACCCAGAAAGCTGGCCCG includes:
- a CDS encoding ABC transporter ATP-binding protein is translated as MTTPLLRLAGVSKHFGKFSVIEDVNLEVVQGERHALIGPNGAGKSTLFNLITGKYFPTEGTIYFKGEQIDHLPPHKVNRLGISRSFQIINIFKEMTVYENVRNAVVAKHRLSLRFTRPLSAFSFIREETEHMLGRINLTPFRDEPAGTLGYSQQRALEIGMTIAQDPELVLLDEPGAGLSPEETKEIVKLIREVTARKTLLIVEHDMDVVFNLADRISVLNWGRIVLTETPEQIKNNEMVKEVYLGNLFEPKGH